Within Calditrichota bacterium, the genomic segment TCCTTCGATCAGATGCGTGGCAAAGCTGTGCCGCAAGGAGTGAGGGGAAACCTCTTTGCGAATGCCTGCCGCGCGGGCGTATTTCTTCATGATTTCCCACACCGCCTTCCTAGTCAGTGGATTGCCACGCACTCCGATAAAGAGTGCATTTCGCGAACGCGCCAGCTGGGCGTAGCGGGGGCGAACCTCACTCACGTACCGCTGCACCCAAAAGATAGCTTGCTCGCCGATCGGGACAATGCGTTCCTTGCCCCCCTTGCCGAACACGCGCACCAAACCTTCCTCCACCAGGATATCGGAGAGCTGCACTGCCACCAACTCGGAAACGCGCACTCCTGTCGCGTAAAGAAACTCGAGAATTGCCCGATCGCGTACGCCCAAGGGTTCGGCGGCGTCCGGCTGCTCCAGAAGGCGTTCCACCTCGTACTGGTCAAGCACAGTGGGGAGCACTTGTGCCCTCTTGGGCAGGCGCGTCGTTTCCGTTGGGTCAGTTTCGGCCAGTTCCTCGGCGACCAAGAAGCGGTGGAACATTCTGATGGCAGAAAGGTTGCGCGCCACCGAGGTGACGCACAGGCCGACCGCAGCCAGCGCTTCTAAGAATTCGGTCACCATGGCGGGGCGGACGTCGTCTGGCGCGCTCACGTGCCTGCTCTGGAGAAAATCGACGTACCTTTCTATGTCGTGGCGATAGGCCAGGAGCGTATTGCGCGCCATCCTCCGTTCGACCACCAGGTAGTCGAGGAACTCTTCGACGAGCTGTTTCATCGTGCGTTGTCCACGGCCCGCGCCCGTTTTAGCCCCGGGCAGGCGCGCACACAGAGTCCGCAGATGTAGACGCCCAGACTCTTGCTCTTGGCGAAAGCCCGCACCTGGTCGTAGCATCGTTGGAAAGCGAATTCCTCGCGCGTTTCGCCGATGGCATGTACCGGACAGGCGGCGATGCAGGCGCGGCACTCGTTGCAGCTGAAGGGTAGAGGTTCAGTGTTGGGCACTGGCATGTCGGTGAGCACGGTCACCAGGCGCACCTGCGCACCAAAGGCAGGGGTGACCAGGAGATTATTGCGCCCCAGCCAGCCAAGACCGGCTGCAACTGCCACGTGACGGTGCGACAGGTGGCCTGTCTGATGCTGCCAGTCTACCACTTGGGAGGCAGGTACCGGAACCGCTTGCCACCCGTGCTGCTGAAGCAACCCGGCAAGGAGGAAGGCCAGTCTGTCCAAATGGGCGTTGGCCTGGCGATAGTGCCACTTGTAGAGCAGGGTGGGGCCGTCGCGGAGGCCATCAAGCACGGCCTTAGACAGGCGTACGGCGACGGACAGTGCATAGGGTAGCCCTTCCGCCTCACCAGGCTCGAAATGGAAAGTGTCGCGCACGCCGTTGATGGGGCATGCACCGAAGAGCGCAGCGCCGTTGTTCATGGCAAATGAGCGCAAGATGGGGAGGAGCTCTTGTGGAGAAGCCCTTTCCACACCTGGCCTCATCCGCTACTTGGACTCAGGCAGAAGGTGCTCGGTGAGCGAAAGAGCGATTCCCGAGAGCATGACCTCCGGACCGAGCTGGGTAAAGTCCCCAGATAGCAGGCTTGCGTCCACATTGGCGTACAGTGAACAGCCAGCCTCCTTTTCGACGATCAGCCCGGCCAATCGGCCCTGATGCTCGGCGACGAAAGTGACTTCCCCCAACACTTCGCTCACCACATACCCCGTGCAGAAATGGAGCTGGAGGTGGGTGTTACTTGTGTAGACGGAGATGAGGTTCCCCTCTTTTTCACCGATGGGGATGTCGGGGTAGATCTCCAGCGACAGCCTGCGGCCGTCTTCCCTGTTCTCCAGGAAAAAGCGGTAGTTGTTGGCCATCCGCTTGGGCTGGACGCCCAGGACCTTGGCGATCTTGTCGATGTCCTTCTTCGCAAACACGCGCTTCATGCGTATCCTCACCCGCGTGGGGCTACTCTCTTGCGGCGGAAGTTGTCGTCCACGCCCATCTTCCCGGTGGCCAGCTCACTGCGAGGCTTTGACCTTGATGACCTTGATGGCCTTTGGCCCCTTCTCGCCGCTGACGCTGGCAAAGTACACCTC encodes:
- the xerD gene encoding site-specific tyrosine recombinase XerD → MKQLVEEFLDYLVVERRMARNTLLAYRHDIERYVDFLQSRHVSAPDDVRPAMVTEFLEALAAVGLCVTSVARNLSAIRMFHRFLVAEELAETDPTETTRLPKRAQVLPTVLDQYEVERLLEQPDAAEPLGVRDRAILEFLYATGVRVSELVAVQLSDILVEEGLVRVFGKGGKERIVPIGEQAIFWVQRYVSEVRPRYAQLARSRNALFIGVRGNPLTRKAVWEIMKKYARAAGIRKEVSPHSLRHSFATHLIEGGADLRVVQEMLGHADISTTQVYTHIDRQYLREVHRQYHPLEQRRHPHSATCTGVNRQ
- a CDS encoding epoxyqueuosine reductase gives rise to the protein MERASPQELLPILRSFAMNNGAALFGACPINGVRDTFHFEPGEAEGLPYALSVAVRLSKAVLDGLRDGPTLLYKWHYRQANAHLDRLAFLLAGLLQQHGWQAVPVPASQVVDWQHQTGHLSHRHVAVAAGLGWLGRNNLLVTPAFGAQVRLVTVLTDMPVPNTEPLPFSCNECRACIAACPVHAIGETREEFAFQRCYDQVRAFAKSKSLGVYICGLCVRACPGLKRARAVDNAR